A stretch of Porites lutea chromosome 5, jaPorLute2.1, whole genome shotgun sequence DNA encodes these proteins:
- the LOC140936727 gene encoding tyrosine-protein kinase CSK-like, whose translation MSINHQQDTPWPTGTEVVGKYEFRGRTREDLPFRKGEILLIESVTRDPNWYRAKNAKGQRGMIPYNYVKEKLAKGAVKLDAMPWFHGKISRDQAEQLLEPEHKKGLFLVRESQNFQGDYTLSVCTGSKVDHYRVRYTHDNKLTVDDETFFENLTKLVQHYEHDEDGLSTRLAHPLQKQGKFDFSVDPESFKKEGWSIRRSELQLGKSIGKGEFGDVLQGVYRGQKVAVKSLLDDSHAAQSFLTEASIMTNLSHKNLVKLLGVSLDGNPIYIVTEYCGKGSLVEYLRTRGRTVIGQKELVGFARDVAAGMQYLESKHLVHRDLAARNVLVHDDGTAKVSDFGLAREANFNLEGGKFPIKWTAPEAIKHKQFSTQSDVWSYGILLWELFSFGRTPYPRVHIDSVMDKIEGGYRMECPDGCPQRVYSVMRECWEIDPKQRPSFKTIYSELDQIYRSFLPVG comes from the exons ATGTCCATCAACCACCAGCAG GATACACCATGGCCAACAGGAACTGAAGTGGTTGGAAAGTATGAATTTAGAGGGCGAACACGTGAG GATCTTCCATTCAGGAAGGGTGAAATATTGCTTATTGAGAGCGTTACTCGG GACCCTAACTGGTACAGAGCAAAAAACGCTAAAGGACAGAGAGGAATGATTCCGTATAACTATGTTAAAGAGAAATTAGCTAAGGGAGCTGTGAAGCTGGATGCAATGCC GTGGTTTCACGGCAAGATCTCACGAGATCAGGCTGAACAACTGTTAGAGCCAGAGCATAAAAAGGGATTGTTTTTGGTCCGAGAAAGCCAGAATTTTCAAGGAGACTACACCCTTTCTGTTTG CACTGGTTCAAAGGTTGATCACTACAGAGTAAGATACACTCATGACAATAAGCTTACTGTGGACGatgaaaccttttttgaaaatctcaCAAAACTTGTACAG CATTATGAACACGATGAAGATGGTCTTTCTACAAGACTCGCGCATCCTTTACAAAAGCAAGGCAAATTTGATTTTTCTGTTGATCCCGAATCATTCAAAAAAG AGGGTTGGAGTATAAGACGTAGTGAATTACAGCTTGGGAAGTCCATTGGGAAGGGAGAGTTCGGAG ATGTCCTTCAAGGTGTTTATAGGGGTCAGAAAGTGGCAGTTAAGTCGCTGCTGGATGACAGTCATGCTGCACAATCATTTCTAACTGAAGCTTCTATTATGAC GAACTTAAGCCATAAGAATCTGGTGAAATTACTTGGAGTGTCTTTGGATGGAAACCCAATTTACATTGTTACAGAATACTGTGGAAAG GGAAGCTTAGTAGAATATTTGAGAACCAGAGGAAGGACTGTCATTGGGCAAAAGGAACTTGTGGGATTTGCAAG GGATGTAGCAGCTGGAATGCAGTATCTAGAATCGAAGCATTTAGTTCACAG GGATTTGGCTGCCAGGAATGTCTTAGTACATGACGATGGAACAGCCAAG GTGTCAGATTTTGGACTTGCAAGAGAAGCTAACTTCAACTTAGAAGGAGGAAAGTTTCCAATAAAGTGGACAGCCCCTGAAGCTATAAAACATAAA CAATTTTCTACACAGTCAGATGTTTGGAGTTATGGCATATTGTTGTGGGAGTTATTCTCATTTGGTAGAACACCATACCCTAGAGTG CACATTGACAGTGTTATGGACAAGATTGAAGGAGGATATCGGATGGAATGTCCAGATGGCTGTCCTCAGCGAGTTTACAGTGTGATGAGAGAGTGCTGGGAAATTGATCCAAAGCAGAGACCATCCTTTAAGACAATATATTCAGAACTAGATCAAATCTACAGATCATTTCTACCAGTTGGTTAG
- the LOC140938303 gene encoding uncharacterized protein, with protein sequence MALYAGDCKTSRVINCPSDNFEFQSDLDNLYGWSQQNLMDLNVKKCNLMRITKKRMPLLSDIKLNDVILKETSKFCDLGLVTSNKLSWNARVDKISSKPNKILALIKSTCKCLNDVATVTTLYCALVRSQPEYCTIIWSPHTARNLNKLERIQ encoded by the coding sequence ATGGCATTATATGCTGGCGACTGTAAAACGTCTAGAGTGATAAACTGTCCTTCAGACAACTTTGAGTTTCAGTCAGATTTGGACAATCTATATGGCTGGAGTCAGCAAAATCTGATGGACTTAAATGTTAAGAAGTGTAACTTGATGCGTATCACCAAGAAAAGAATGCCTCTTCTCTCTGACATTAAGCTCAATGACGTCATTCTAAAAGAAACTTCCAAATTCTGTGATCTTGGCTTAGTCACTAGTAACAAACTGTCCTGGAATGCGCgtgttgataaaatatcaagtaaACCAAACAAGATTCTTGCTCTTATCAAAAGTACTTGCAAATGTCTGAATGATGTTGCCACCGTAACGACGCTGTATTGTGCCCTGGTAAGATCCCAACCTGAGTACTGTACCATTATCTGGTCACCACACACAGCAAGGAACCTCAACAAATTGGAAAGAATTCAGTGA